The Toxorhynchites rutilus septentrionalis strain SRP chromosome 3, ASM2978413v1, whole genome shotgun sequence genome includes a region encoding these proteins:
- the LOC129775525 gene encoding sushi, von Willebrand factor type A, EGF and pentraxin domain-containing protein 1 isoform X2: MMLKKNLLCWLLLSAILVKTAYCIPTSVATEADDDNDSEWDEDDDSSEADDDGRVYKNPRNSPSTECPRDEEQATLLGQKCLRKCSSDEDCKSKKKKCLCDGACGMSCIKPDRECPALEQPPTGAVTVSGNHFGSRAVYTCPHGYHVVGLQSRLCQADGTWAGSEPICKQNIYCLQPPTIEHARHSALPEQATFDLDSAVQYHCHTGYATAGFPRAKCLAVDGQASWYGPDISCEPRSCGQPPDPAHGWHSGESYTFGGKVTYHCGEGYELVGKAERYCQADGSWTPKELPTCVLVTSVQCPSPENPRNGKAIYTSTSYNSVVSYECRYGYTLVGESSRRCHADKRWTGTLPACKEINCGQPGTLYNGWLENIESGTGLGASIIFRCHPEMLLVGNTSSVCQIDGRWRYPLPQCLAPCVVPSISQGQVIPIEFDVDVNSTTIVPTTGSSSKVKHGTVLEVICDEHYEFPFSSLSPPTCNNGTWSVIPRCAPARCKTMPKPPKFGMVLAPKTEHGMRARFKCKDGYNLTAPGGKELSNPNDYVLICSFGNWTGETPQCQEVYCAFPGYIPNGKVLLVGNMGLYDYRPYVRKVINNKQIMYECDKGYVIDTGPPGATCIGGKWSPKELPNCIPGQHPRLRWNRRRRSIDLRMRYNRSNYLKQHYRYLKRKLEEHDEYNRMYPSEPHEIVKRNAVEYRGQLPHKRHYNFDDFQRFRVKRSIQANRNAFLRNAFQTVLSREKRELSEVEKAYSKYYERIKAKYRNYVQNLLGYNKMRPLEQNQDIHVQDGRWYTTDPELVSRNRIVHKARIGANDFDDEFTTKQTKVVRTKVNKARSKPKIQPPITVPDINQESTYKYDLYDIPGSNRSNHITENDIYSNYFPSPVTDRYHTSWQFASELAPKVHGRSEESNKFYAMHPYHQNYTEKKPISSAALMEQLHSQIIRRKRDVKEASVSSAEENRRAQKNNRKNAGGVVNQTDATGADGVDPTKKIKFKGPCEPLGSESYGQLEIVRLGKDPNEPFGAGTIVRIVCSKGYISNMAGPNATSKCVRGRWKPIKPTCSMKPCFVPSTEHGKYYGTPVDLTTMDAIKSTTVALTPMETIENALMITFQCDPGYNTQGPSNLRCWNGEWAVSSLPECLPAPCVLPPIMHAMYQGGYRAGLTIAHGSSVMIQCETGMGNMAPVQMDCALGSLTPETINCGYIASRKSRDDDSSSVIILDGNNVTSSEDENDGRDCGPPGKIHGSLVYKNGEQIDDSEEGFHSGTEITFDCIASITGEQTTWKIICEDGLWIGRSITCEDDDPLFHRIPSANGSCVFRNNEPHVVSFYNDLEIREDIVEFPPGTTIISRCVDIGKYAMIGTSVRTCVRSEWTGQKPSCFGLNQENDYAMEKPPTILIRHQNGPIAQSNDGKLIVYPGTTVHLECLWMRRFGNPKWNVSHDYRKYPEGWSSDEGRDPQLEYRISIMHAVKDDSGIFTCVTPARHTHSVEVIVKPVHCNEIQVRRGLSASLSETMMGTRVLFSCTNGNALIGTPESSCLPSGNWSAPLPVCESVECGEVPIQSSNNGSAPRVAILSREVGGRAAFSCPPGYGLRGPSEAICLPSGEWGSPFPSCVEVQCFHPGAPQNGYAQGTPPYRAGDVVQFNCNPEYMMQGQPIIACQDNGRWSGGLPKCVQACSYPGTAISGRMSSVKFYYSIGESITFTCDAGLELRGAKMLKCLKNGKWSNAIPTCVNPDAVNVRSDAKGIFKRDN; the protein is encoded by the exons CCTATTGCATTCCAACGTCAGTGGCTACAGAGGCGGACGACGACAATGATTCGGAGTGGGACGAAGACGACGATTCGTCCGAAGCGGACGATGATGGGCGGGTCTACAAGAATCCGCGGAATTCACCCTCGACCGAGTGTCCGCGAGACGAGGAGCAGGCAACTTTGTTG GGGCAAAAATGTCTGAGGAAATGTTCGTCAGATGAGGATTGCAAGAGTAAAAAGAAGAAATGTCTCTGTGATGGAGCTTGTGGAATGTCTTGCATCAAACCTGACCGCGAGTGTCCTGCATTGGAACAACCGCCAACAGGAGCGGTTACCGTGTCTGGAAATCATTTTGGGTCGCGCGCAGTGTATACTTGTCCTCATGGGTATCACGTGGTTGGGTTACAAAGTCGACTATGTCAGGCGGATGGAACCTGGGCGGGCAGTGAAccaatttgcaaacaaaaca TATATTGCCTCCAACCACCTACAATTGAACACGCTCGACATTCTGCGCTTCCGGAGCAAGCAACGTTTGATTTGGACTCGGCGGTTCAGTATCATTGCCACACTGGATATGCCACCGCTGGATTTCCTCGGGCCAAATGTCTTGCCGTAGACGGACAAGCCAGTTGGTACGGACCGGATATATCTTGTGAAC CTCGTTCTTGTGGCCAGCCTCCAGATCCAGCCCATGGGTGGCACTCGGGAGAGAGTTACACCTTCGGGGGGAAGGTAACCTACCACTGTGGTGAAGGGTACGAGTTAGTGGGTAAAGCTGAGCGATACTGTCAAGCGGATGGATCGTGGACCCCGAAAGAACTTCCCACCTGTGTCT TGGTGACTTCTGTCCAGTGCCCTTCTCCGGAAAACCCTCGAAATGGAAAGGCGATATACACCAGTACGTCCTACAACTCGGTAGTGAGTTACGAGTGTCGTTATGGATATACTCTGGTTGGCGAAAGCTCACGTCGTTGTCACGCCGATAAACGATGGACTGGAACCCTCCCAGCTTGTAAAG AAATTAACTGCGGCCAACCTGGCACTCTATACAACGGTTGGTTGGAAAACATTGAAAGCGGAACCGGCCTAGGTGCCAGCATAATCTTCCGGTGTCACCCGGAGATGCTACTTGTGGGAAACACGTCATCAGTCTGTCAAATAGATGGTAGATGGAGGTATCCACTACCCCAATGTTTGGCCCCTTGCGTAGTTCCTTCTATTTCCCAGGGACAGGTGATACCTATCGAGTTTGATGTGGATGTCAATTCAACAACGATTGTACCAACGACTGGCAGTAGCTCAAAGGTAAAACATGGTACGGTACTGGAGGTAATCTGTGATGAACACTACGAGTTTCCGTTTTCGTCGCTTTCACCGCCGACATGTAATAATGGTACGTGGAGTGTGATACCTCGATGTGCTCCAGCACGATGCAAGACTATGCCGAAACCACCCAAGTTCGGAATGGTATTGGCTCCGAAAACAGAGCATGGTATGCGAGCGAGATTCAAATGCAAGGATGGATATAATTTGACTGCTCCAGGGGGAAAAGAGCTATCGAATCCGAACGATTATGTGTTGATATGTTCCTTTGGAAACTGGACAGGAGAAACGCCGCAGTGCCAGGAGGTTTACTGCGCTTTTCCTGGCTATATCCCGAACGGAAAAGTGCTTTTGGTGGGTAATATGGGTCTTTATGACTACAGACCATACGTGAGAAAAGTTATCAACAATAAGCAAATAATGTACGAGTGTGACAAAGGATACGTGATCGACACTGGTCCTCCAGGTGCGACTTGTATCGGTGGTAAATGGAGCCCCAAAGAGCTACCTAATTGTATTCCCGGGCAACACCCCAGATTGCGCTGGAACAGGCGCCGTAGGTCGATAGATTTGAGAATGCGTTACAATAGATCGAATTACCTCAAGCAGCACTATCGGTACTTGAAACGTAAGCTTGAGGAACACGATGAATATAACAGAATGTATCCTAGCGAACCCCACGAGATTGTGAAGAGAAACGCTGTGGAATATAGAGGCCAGTTGCCCCATAAACGGCACTAcaattttgacgattttcaacGATTTAGGGTGAAACGGAGCATCCAGGCGAATCGGAATGCATTTCTCCGAAATGCTTTCCAAACTGTTCTGAGTCGCGAAAAACGTGAGCTCTCCGAGGTGGAGAAAGCCTACAGCAAGTACTACGAACGGATTAAAGCCAAATATAGAAACtatgtgcagaatttattgggtTACAATAAAATGCGTCCGCTGGAACAAAATCAGGATATTCACGTCCAAGATGGTAGATGGTACACCACCGACCCTGAACTTGTGTCCAGGAATAGAATAGTTCACAAGGCACGGATTGGGGCAAATGATTTCGATGATGAATTTACTACCAAGCAGACTAAAGTGGTACGAACCAAAGTCAACAAGGCACGTTCCAAGCCAAAGATTCAACCTCCAATCACGGTTCCTGATATCAATCAGGAATCAACGTACAAGTACGATCTATATGACATCCCAGGGAGCAACCGATCCAATCATATAACCgagaacgacatttactctaACTATTTTCCATCCCCGGTCACCGACAGATACCATACGAGTTGGCAATTTGCATCAGAACTTGCCCCGAAAGTGCATGGACGTTCGGAGGAGAGCAACAAATTCTACGCGATGCATCCTTATCACCAGAATTACACCGAAAAAAAGCCAATTTCTTCGGCTGCTCTAATGGAGCAGCTGCACTCGCAGATCATTCGCCGGAAGCGCGATGTTAAGGAAGCGTCTGTTTCCTCCGCCGAGGAGAACAGGAGGGCTCAGAAAAACAATAGAAAAAATGCCGGTGGAGTTGTAAACCAGACGGACGCAACCGGAGCAGATGGTGTCGATCCGACGAAAAAGATCAAATTCAAGGGACCGTGCGAACCGCTAGGGAGTGAGTCGTACGGACAGCTGGAGATTGTAAGACTGGGAAAAGATCCTAATGAACCCTTTGGAGCTGGAACCATTGTGAGAATAGTTTGCAGTAAGGGTTACATCTCGAATATGGCGGGCCCCAACGCGACTTCCAAGTGTGTGAGGGGAAGATGGAAGCCGATCAAACCAACCTGTAGTATGA AACCATGTTTCGTGCCTTCAACGGAGCATGGAAAGTATTACGGAACACCGGTTGATTTAACTACCATGGATGCCATCAAGTCAACCACGGTCGCGCTTACTCCTATGGAAACAATTGAAAATGCCTTGATGATCACCTTCCAGTGTGATCCCGGGTACAATACACAGGGCCCATCAAATTTACGCTGTTGGAATGGCGAATGGGCTGTGAGTTCACTCCCGGAATGTTTGCCAGCGCCCTGTGTCCTGCCACCAATCATGCATGCTATGTATCAGGGGGGATATCGTGCTGGTCTAACCATCGCCCATGGAAGCTCTGTGATGATACAGTGCGAAACTGGCATGGGAAATATGGCTCCCGTTCAAATGG actGCGCTCTCGGTTCACTGACACCCGAAACCATCAATTGTGGTTACATAGCATCTCGCAAGTCACGAGATGATGATAGCAGCTCGGTAATTATTCTGGACGGCAACAACGTAACATCTTCGGAGGATGAGAATGACGGCAGAGATTGTGGACCACCGGGGAAGATTCATGGCTCGCTGGTGTATAAAAATGGCGAACAAATTGATGACAGCGAGGAAGGATTCCACTCCGGGACGGAAATAACGTTTGATTGCATTGCCAGTATAACGGGAGAGCAGACTACGTGGAAGATAATCTGCGAGGATGGGCTGTGGATCGGACGTTCGATTACTTGTG AGGACGATGATCCGTTGTTCCATCGCATTCCATCAGCTAACGGATCGTGTGTGTTTCGTAACAATGAACCGCATGTTGTGAGTTTCTACAATGATCTTGAAATAAGAGAGGACATAGTCGAATTTCCACCGGGCACGACCATCATTTCCAG ATGCGTAGATATCGGGAAATACGCAATGATTGGTACCAGCGTCAGGACATGCGTTCGATCGGAATGGACTGGCCAGAAGCCTTCCTGTTTCGGACTGAATCAGGAAAACGATTATGCTA TGGAAAAGCCACCCACAATTTTAATCCGACATCAGAATGGTCCAATCGCTCAAAGTAACGATGGTAAGCTGATTGTGTATCCGGGAACAACGGTTCATTTGGAGTGTCTGTGGATGCGACGATTTGGAAATCCGAAGTGGAATGTAAGCCATGATTACAGGAAGTATCCAGAGGGATGGAGCTCGGACGAGGGACGGGATCCACAACTTGAGTACAGAATCAGCATAATGCACGCAGTGAAGGATGACTCGGGGATCTTCACTTGTGTCACTCCGGCTAGGCACACTCATTCGGTTGAAGTGATTGTTAAG CCTGTTCACTGCAACGAAATCCAAGTTCGCCGCGGTCTTTCGGCTAGTTTATCGGAAACGATGATGGGCACAAGGGTACTGTTCTCGTGCACAAATGGGAACGCACTGATTGGAACACCTGAAAGCTCATGCTTGCCGAGTGGCAATTGGAGTGCACCACTTCCGGTGTGCGAGAGCGTCGAATGCGGAGAGGTCCCGATACAATCGAGCAACAACGGATCCGCTCCGCGGGTAGCCATTCTGTCACGGGAAGTGGGTGGCCGCGCAGCATTTTCATGTCCACCCGGGTACGGTTTGCGAGGACCAAGTGAGGCTATTTGTTTGCCTTCGGGAGAATGGGGTAGCCCCTTTCCATCGTGCGTAG AGGTCCAGTGCTTCCACCCGGGTGCTCCCCAGAACGGATACGCACAGGGCACGCCTCCGTACAGGGCAGGTGACGTGGTGCAGTTCAACTGCAATCCGGAGTATATGATGCAGGGTCAACCGATTATTGCCTGCCAGGATAACGGGCGATGGTCCGGTGGCTTGCCGAAAT GTGTCCAGGCTTGCTCATACCCGGGAACGGCCATCAGCGGTCGAATGTCGTCAGTGAAATTCTACTACTCGATTGGCGAAAGCATCACTTTCACCTGTGACGCGGGTTTGGAGCTGCGAGGAGCCAAAATGCTCAAGTGTCTCAAGAATGGCAAATGGTCTAACGCTATTCCCACCTGTGTCAATCCCGATGCTGTGAATGTGCGAAGTGACGCCAAGGGTATCTTCAAGCGAGACAATTAA
- the LOC129775525 gene encoding sushi, von Willebrand factor type A, EGF and pentraxin domain-containing protein 1 isoform X1, which translates to MMLKKNLLCWLLLSAILVKTAYCIPTSVATEADDDNDSEWDEDDDSSEADDDGRVYKNPRNSPSTECPRDEEQATLLGQKCLRKCSSDEDCKSKKKKCLCDGACGMSCIKPDRECPALEQPPTGAVTVSGNHFGSRAVYTCPHGYHVVGLQSRLCQADGTWAGSEPICKQNIYCLQPPTIEHARHSALPEQATFDLDSAVQYHCHTGYATAGFPRAKCLAVDGQASWYGPDISCEPRSCGQPPDPAHGWHSGESYTFGGKVTYHCGEGYELVGKAERYCQADGSWTPKELPTCVLVTSVQCPSPENPRNGKAIYTSTSYNSVVSYECRYGYTLVGESSRRCHADKRWTGTLPACKEINCGQPGTLYNGWLENIESGTGLGASIIFRCHPEMLLVGNTSSVCQIDGRWRYPLPQCLAPCVVPSISQGQVIPIEFDVDVNSTTIVPTTGSSSKVKHGTVLEVICDEHYEFPFSSLSPPTCNNGTWSVIPRCAPARCKTMPKPPKFGMVLAPKTEHGMRARFKCKDGYNLTAPGGKELSNPNDYVLICSFGNWTGETPQCQEVYCAFPGYIPNGKVLLVGNMGLYDYRPYVRKVINNKQIMYECDKGYVIDTGPPGATCIGGKWSPKELPNCIPGQHPRLRWNRRRRSIDLRMRYNRSNYLKQHYRYLKRKLEEHDEYNRMYPSEPHEIVKRNAVEYRGQLPHKRHYNFDDFQRFRVKRSIQANRNAFLRNAFQTVLSREKRELSEVEKAYSKYYERIKAKYRNYVQNLLGYNKMRPLEQNQDIHVQDGRWYTTDPELVSRNRIVHKARIGANDFDDEFTTKQTKVVRTKVNKARSKPKIQPPITVPDINQESTYKYDLYDIPGSNRSNHITENDIYSNYFPSPVTDRYHTSWQFASELAPKVHGRSEESNKFYAMHPYHQNYTEKKPISSAALMEQLHSQIIRRKRDVKEASVSSAEENRRAQKNNRKNAGGVVNQTDATGADGVDPTKKIKFKGPCEPLGSESYGQLEIVRLGKDPNEPFGAGTIVRIVCSKGYISNMAGPNATSKCVRGRWKPIKPTCSMKPCFVPSTEHGKYYGTPVDLTTMDAIKSTTVALTPMETIENALMITFQCDPGYNTQGPSNLRCWNGEWAVSSLPECLPAPCVLPPIMHAMYQGGYRAGLTIAHGSSVMIQCETGMGNMAPVQMDCALGSLTPETINCGYIASRKSRDDDSSSVIILDGNNVTSSEDENDGRDCGPPGKIHGSLVYKNGEQIDDSEEGFHSGTEITFDCIASITGEQTTWKIICEDGLWIGRSITCEDDDPLFHRIPSANGSCVFRNNEPHVVSFYNDLEIREDIVEFPPGTTIISRCVDIGKYAMIGTSVRTCVRSEWTGQKPSCFGLNQENDYAMEKPPTILIRHQNGPIAQSNDGKLIVYPGTTVHLECLWMRRFGNPKWNVSHDYRKYPEGWSSDEGRDPQLEYRISIMHAVKDDSGIFTCVTPARHTHSVEVIVKPVHCNEIQVRRGLSASLSETMMGTRVLFSCTNGNALIGTPESSCLPSGNWSAPLPVCESVECGEVPIQSSNNGSAPRVAILSREVGGRAAFSCPPGYGLRGPSEAICLPSGEWGSPFPSCVDLSPAEVQCFHPGAPQNGYAQGTPPYRAGDVVQFNCNPEYMMQGQPIIACQDNGRWSGGLPKCVQACSYPGTAISGRMSSVKFYYSIGESITFTCDAGLELRGAKMLKCLKNGKWSNAIPTCVNPDAVNVRSDAKGIFKRDN; encoded by the exons CCTATTGCATTCCAACGTCAGTGGCTACAGAGGCGGACGACGACAATGATTCGGAGTGGGACGAAGACGACGATTCGTCCGAAGCGGACGATGATGGGCGGGTCTACAAGAATCCGCGGAATTCACCCTCGACCGAGTGTCCGCGAGACGAGGAGCAGGCAACTTTGTTG GGGCAAAAATGTCTGAGGAAATGTTCGTCAGATGAGGATTGCAAGAGTAAAAAGAAGAAATGTCTCTGTGATGGAGCTTGTGGAATGTCTTGCATCAAACCTGACCGCGAGTGTCCTGCATTGGAACAACCGCCAACAGGAGCGGTTACCGTGTCTGGAAATCATTTTGGGTCGCGCGCAGTGTATACTTGTCCTCATGGGTATCACGTGGTTGGGTTACAAAGTCGACTATGTCAGGCGGATGGAACCTGGGCGGGCAGTGAAccaatttgcaaacaaaaca TATATTGCCTCCAACCACCTACAATTGAACACGCTCGACATTCTGCGCTTCCGGAGCAAGCAACGTTTGATTTGGACTCGGCGGTTCAGTATCATTGCCACACTGGATATGCCACCGCTGGATTTCCTCGGGCCAAATGTCTTGCCGTAGACGGACAAGCCAGTTGGTACGGACCGGATATATCTTGTGAAC CTCGTTCTTGTGGCCAGCCTCCAGATCCAGCCCATGGGTGGCACTCGGGAGAGAGTTACACCTTCGGGGGGAAGGTAACCTACCACTGTGGTGAAGGGTACGAGTTAGTGGGTAAAGCTGAGCGATACTGTCAAGCGGATGGATCGTGGACCCCGAAAGAACTTCCCACCTGTGTCT TGGTGACTTCTGTCCAGTGCCCTTCTCCGGAAAACCCTCGAAATGGAAAGGCGATATACACCAGTACGTCCTACAACTCGGTAGTGAGTTACGAGTGTCGTTATGGATATACTCTGGTTGGCGAAAGCTCACGTCGTTGTCACGCCGATAAACGATGGACTGGAACCCTCCCAGCTTGTAAAG AAATTAACTGCGGCCAACCTGGCACTCTATACAACGGTTGGTTGGAAAACATTGAAAGCGGAACCGGCCTAGGTGCCAGCATAATCTTCCGGTGTCACCCGGAGATGCTACTTGTGGGAAACACGTCATCAGTCTGTCAAATAGATGGTAGATGGAGGTATCCACTACCCCAATGTTTGGCCCCTTGCGTAGTTCCTTCTATTTCCCAGGGACAGGTGATACCTATCGAGTTTGATGTGGATGTCAATTCAACAACGATTGTACCAACGACTGGCAGTAGCTCAAAGGTAAAACATGGTACGGTACTGGAGGTAATCTGTGATGAACACTACGAGTTTCCGTTTTCGTCGCTTTCACCGCCGACATGTAATAATGGTACGTGGAGTGTGATACCTCGATGTGCTCCAGCACGATGCAAGACTATGCCGAAACCACCCAAGTTCGGAATGGTATTGGCTCCGAAAACAGAGCATGGTATGCGAGCGAGATTCAAATGCAAGGATGGATATAATTTGACTGCTCCAGGGGGAAAAGAGCTATCGAATCCGAACGATTATGTGTTGATATGTTCCTTTGGAAACTGGACAGGAGAAACGCCGCAGTGCCAGGAGGTTTACTGCGCTTTTCCTGGCTATATCCCGAACGGAAAAGTGCTTTTGGTGGGTAATATGGGTCTTTATGACTACAGACCATACGTGAGAAAAGTTATCAACAATAAGCAAATAATGTACGAGTGTGACAAAGGATACGTGATCGACACTGGTCCTCCAGGTGCGACTTGTATCGGTGGTAAATGGAGCCCCAAAGAGCTACCTAATTGTATTCCCGGGCAACACCCCAGATTGCGCTGGAACAGGCGCCGTAGGTCGATAGATTTGAGAATGCGTTACAATAGATCGAATTACCTCAAGCAGCACTATCGGTACTTGAAACGTAAGCTTGAGGAACACGATGAATATAACAGAATGTATCCTAGCGAACCCCACGAGATTGTGAAGAGAAACGCTGTGGAATATAGAGGCCAGTTGCCCCATAAACGGCACTAcaattttgacgattttcaacGATTTAGGGTGAAACGGAGCATCCAGGCGAATCGGAATGCATTTCTCCGAAATGCTTTCCAAACTGTTCTGAGTCGCGAAAAACGTGAGCTCTCCGAGGTGGAGAAAGCCTACAGCAAGTACTACGAACGGATTAAAGCCAAATATAGAAACtatgtgcagaatttattgggtTACAATAAAATGCGTCCGCTGGAACAAAATCAGGATATTCACGTCCAAGATGGTAGATGGTACACCACCGACCCTGAACTTGTGTCCAGGAATAGAATAGTTCACAAGGCACGGATTGGGGCAAATGATTTCGATGATGAATTTACTACCAAGCAGACTAAAGTGGTACGAACCAAAGTCAACAAGGCACGTTCCAAGCCAAAGATTCAACCTCCAATCACGGTTCCTGATATCAATCAGGAATCAACGTACAAGTACGATCTATATGACATCCCAGGGAGCAACCGATCCAATCATATAACCgagaacgacatttactctaACTATTTTCCATCCCCGGTCACCGACAGATACCATACGAGTTGGCAATTTGCATCAGAACTTGCCCCGAAAGTGCATGGACGTTCGGAGGAGAGCAACAAATTCTACGCGATGCATCCTTATCACCAGAATTACACCGAAAAAAAGCCAATTTCTTCGGCTGCTCTAATGGAGCAGCTGCACTCGCAGATCATTCGCCGGAAGCGCGATGTTAAGGAAGCGTCTGTTTCCTCCGCCGAGGAGAACAGGAGGGCTCAGAAAAACAATAGAAAAAATGCCGGTGGAGTTGTAAACCAGACGGACGCAACCGGAGCAGATGGTGTCGATCCGACGAAAAAGATCAAATTCAAGGGACCGTGCGAACCGCTAGGGAGTGAGTCGTACGGACAGCTGGAGATTGTAAGACTGGGAAAAGATCCTAATGAACCCTTTGGAGCTGGAACCATTGTGAGAATAGTTTGCAGTAAGGGTTACATCTCGAATATGGCGGGCCCCAACGCGACTTCCAAGTGTGTGAGGGGAAGATGGAAGCCGATCAAACCAACCTGTAGTATGA AACCATGTTTCGTGCCTTCAACGGAGCATGGAAAGTATTACGGAACACCGGTTGATTTAACTACCATGGATGCCATCAAGTCAACCACGGTCGCGCTTACTCCTATGGAAACAATTGAAAATGCCTTGATGATCACCTTCCAGTGTGATCCCGGGTACAATACACAGGGCCCATCAAATTTACGCTGTTGGAATGGCGAATGGGCTGTGAGTTCACTCCCGGAATGTTTGCCAGCGCCCTGTGTCCTGCCACCAATCATGCATGCTATGTATCAGGGGGGATATCGTGCTGGTCTAACCATCGCCCATGGAAGCTCTGTGATGATACAGTGCGAAACTGGCATGGGAAATATGGCTCCCGTTCAAATGG actGCGCTCTCGGTTCACTGACACCCGAAACCATCAATTGTGGTTACATAGCATCTCGCAAGTCACGAGATGATGATAGCAGCTCGGTAATTATTCTGGACGGCAACAACGTAACATCTTCGGAGGATGAGAATGACGGCAGAGATTGTGGACCACCGGGGAAGATTCATGGCTCGCTGGTGTATAAAAATGGCGAACAAATTGATGACAGCGAGGAAGGATTCCACTCCGGGACGGAAATAACGTTTGATTGCATTGCCAGTATAACGGGAGAGCAGACTACGTGGAAGATAATCTGCGAGGATGGGCTGTGGATCGGACGTTCGATTACTTGTG AGGACGATGATCCGTTGTTCCATCGCATTCCATCAGCTAACGGATCGTGTGTGTTTCGTAACAATGAACCGCATGTTGTGAGTTTCTACAATGATCTTGAAATAAGAGAGGACATAGTCGAATTTCCACCGGGCACGACCATCATTTCCAG ATGCGTAGATATCGGGAAATACGCAATGATTGGTACCAGCGTCAGGACATGCGTTCGATCGGAATGGACTGGCCAGAAGCCTTCCTGTTTCGGACTGAATCAGGAAAACGATTATGCTA TGGAAAAGCCACCCACAATTTTAATCCGACATCAGAATGGTCCAATCGCTCAAAGTAACGATGGTAAGCTGATTGTGTATCCGGGAACAACGGTTCATTTGGAGTGTCTGTGGATGCGACGATTTGGAAATCCGAAGTGGAATGTAAGCCATGATTACAGGAAGTATCCAGAGGGATGGAGCTCGGACGAGGGACGGGATCCACAACTTGAGTACAGAATCAGCATAATGCACGCAGTGAAGGATGACTCGGGGATCTTCACTTGTGTCACTCCGGCTAGGCACACTCATTCGGTTGAAGTGATTGTTAAG CCTGTTCACTGCAACGAAATCCAAGTTCGCCGCGGTCTTTCGGCTAGTTTATCGGAAACGATGATGGGCACAAGGGTACTGTTCTCGTGCACAAATGGGAACGCACTGATTGGAACACCTGAAAGCTCATGCTTGCCGAGTGGCAATTGGAGTGCACCACTTCCGGTGTGCGAGAGCGTCGAATGCGGAGAGGTCCCGATACAATCGAGCAACAACGGATCCGCTCCGCGGGTAGCCATTCTGTCACGGGAAGTGGGTGGCCGCGCAGCATTTTCATGTCCACCCGGGTACGGTTTGCGAGGACCAAGTGAGGCTATTTGTTTGCCTTCGGGAGAATGGGGTAGCCCCTTTCCATCGTGCGTAG ACTTGTCCCCCGCAGAGGTCCAGTGCTTCCACCCGGGTGCTCCCCAGAACGGATACGCACAGGGCACGCCTCCGTACAGGGCAGGTGACGTGGTGCAGTTCAACTGCAATCCGGAGTATATGATGCAGGGTCAACCGATTATTGCCTGCCAGGATAACGGGCGATGGTCCGGTGGCTTGCCGAAAT GTGTCCAGGCTTGCTCATACCCGGGAACGGCCATCAGCGGTCGAATGTCGTCAGTGAAATTCTACTACTCGATTGGCGAAAGCATCACTTTCACCTGTGACGCGGGTTTGGAGCTGCGAGGAGCCAAAATGCTCAAGTGTCTCAAGAATGGCAAATGGTCTAACGCTATTCCCACCTGTGTCAATCCCGATGCTGTGAATGTGCGAAGTGACGCCAAGGGTATCTTCAAGCGAGACAATTAA